Part of the Diabrotica virgifera virgifera chromosome 6, PGI_DIABVI_V3a genome, AACGTTTGGAAAAGAAGGCTGTTACAGTAAGCAAAATTTCCAAGAAggttaaaagtttaaaaactgcCAAGAAAGAAAAAACACAAAGTAAAAAAACAGAGAAAAGTATAAACCGAGAAATAAAAGATGATGATAAGCCTAAAATGTTGAACAAACTTACCGAGCAACCTATCTTACCAGAGAAGGATTCTTTTAATACATGTGAAGACAATTGGCTTCTTGATAAATTTTTGTCAGATATACCATCTTCCTCGTCTTTTCAAGATAACAAAAAATGTGATTTGAAAAATATTGCAATAGAGAAGGtaaaaaagagtttatttacCGATGAGGTAATggaaacctacaagaataattCGTTATTTAAAAATCCTAAGCTGACTGAGGGTCTTTGCTTCTCGTGTACTTATAATTTTAAAGAGCAAAATCTTGGAATTAAATGTAACTTTTGCCGAAGGGCCTACCACATTTCTTGCATAAATAGACTTAATATGCATAAATCAAATTCACAAACATTTAGCTGCAATATATGTCTAAAAAACcaacataaaattaattaagTCTTATACTTATGTatcattttttacttttatattaaaaggGAGTTATATTAATAgggaattattttgattttgtgtACTATTTTTTACTGTGAATAAATACTACATATTTTAATTAGTACCTAAACCTGTTTCTTTTTTGATTATCTTTTTCGGCCAATAACTGATTGGTGGTGGCTAATCACTAGAAGTTTCATAATCCGTCCTGGCCAATAACTGACAAATTAGTGGCTAATTACTGGAGAAGCCATGCCAATAACTAGTTTTTGACAGAAAGGTATTACACAAGATTTTTTGGAACTTAAATTTGAATCTAGACTAGAAATGTTTGGTTTTGTATAACCTACAACTGATTTTTTATAGGGAGGAACGTAATATTCCTAATGATAAACATTTATTACATAATTCTATGATTTAATCCCTTAATAGAAATGTGACCGGCCAATCACTGGGTAGTCTACcctaccttatttagttcagtttaaaagtgaactttatcttgactttatcacatttcacacttcaaaacacaacaccaatgaagcatattatctttctaaattaatacttccagagaaaatgttaaattaatctttgtacaacacaaaattacaaagaaatacaactaaaattatctaaaactcattaagaacagatagaataagatttatcttttacacccagtagccatattgacatattgatttaattttgaaaacgattatatttaaatttggtaaatataactccgtaCGACCACGCAActtgaaacacaagtacgcaaacacggttgcgtgaagcgtggctcgcaatcgtgaaatttacgagacttgctcgacctgtagattcttgtgatttttttacttttttataggctatatttttgagttatttgcgaaataccgtctaaaaatgtggttattttgttgaaaaatgaacatattcactcgcaaataactcgaaaagtgttgacttggcgaaaaagctctattgaacaaaagttacttaaaattagtcagtttacccatttccggacttattttggacatatattttttcacccccagggcaaaagcacacatcggcacaatatcacttttttattttgacatgttagctatgtgtgtaccaaatttgatgtcaatccaagcggttctttaaaatttagagcaaaaaccgtgaaagaatggactaataaagatttttctagaattaaatctgtagcttctataattttttatttataacgctaaagtcacccttctcacaaacattcactgtaaactagcgtacggcgaagtgcacggttgagttattttaatgtaattctttaactgatcgatcaaatgaaattttagaaattggacatgaaagtagaataattaagctatcttatggttataataaaaaaataaaatttatgggcataagtacggtgtgggctgaaagtgagacttacatgaattctatttaaaaatgtgtaactaatacaattttccttataaaactctcaattttgcacaacttacctttcaaacatcttactaaacgatgtttcattcaaaaaaatctcaaaaaatttaattcaaatgatacgtctcaacaaatgtaatttttgaaaacttcatagttttacagaattaacaccatttaaagacggtattactcaagtttgaacaggtctattacagttttataggtgtcttttaaagcttaggatgtagtctctaaaatgcactgaattattttactttagaaatgaaatacactatttctttttgagaaaattaagaaaaataacaaaaatgtaatacaaaaaccgaaaattaccagctaaaaaatgtttatacaaagtgatcaaaacttttttctgtaaaacttacctaaaatacatttaataataaacttcaacaataataaatgttcaacaaaaaaattttgtttagctcttatacagtatgtctgcgtaacttggaacctattgataacttttttattatcagtcttacgaaaaaaacttatcctttataaaatactctgcatcatatataatctaagatgcaaccatcaaatataaaattttattaattttatacgtggtatgtcaaaaaatatgaatttcactcaagagtaaagtacctctccaaaatatcgaaaattgttattaagaaaagttgtttggaattaaaaaatatgtttcagtgttcaattacatccttctaattaaaatattgtgaataataaaggcacttaactcttaaaaaaattcatattttttacatacctcgtataaaaatgaaaaattttgatatctgatggttgtatcttagattttagaccatatagagcattttatgaagaataactttttttcgtaaaattgataataaaatagttacaatacttgaaataaaataatgatgggtattcgtaatttgagaaaaaattgaatttttttttcaattagaatgatgtaactgtatattaaaatatagtttttaatttcaaacaacttttcataatagcattttttgatattctggaatataaaggtactttactctttaaagaaattcatatttttgacacaactcgtataaaattgataaaatttaatatctgatggttgagttttagatttttgactatccagagtattttatgaagaataacttttttccgtaaaattgataataaaaaagttttccatgtaaTTCCTAtctacgcaaacatactgtataagagcttctgtataagaatttttaaattgtaatgccttagaaaaatataagcttgtttgaattattccgaaacaatgcatgttttcgttctaattgcactcctcTATTAATTGTAAGTCCAAATCAACAGACAGAGGGAACAATTTTATACTATATGGCAAAAAACTTGCAATCTCTAAGAGATGGGACCCAAGCGAACACGCATTAGAATTTACGATTCAGGTGACACAAAAATATCTTATCATCGACTTTTTTGtgaaataatatgtatataaCATTTTACAGCagcttaaataaaaatttaaaaaccttTGTGAGTTAAGATTTGTAGAGTTTGTAATTTCAATTAATATTCCAGCTCTAGTTTCTCGGAAGAGGCTTTTAGTTGTCTAAAAAATAATTATGCTAACTTTTTTGACATTCTTTGGTTTGAGGTTTAAAAATTATGCGATTTAGTGATGACAATACCTGCTGCAAGTGCGTTTGTAGAACGAAGTTTTTTGTACTAAAGTGAATTAAAAACTTTGTCAGAAATTCCGCAAGTGAGGAGAGGCTAGCtaacttattctttttctcatgatcatctttcagtgcgtcacagtttttcgatttctctctaacgcattaaattgtatgtgacagaaaaaaaggcacgtctgggaatacttcggtaattattctagttcggtgattattctagttgtcgatagatggcgccataatcaaaaaagaattatttattaaataaaataataatattatcaatataatctgtacaatttataagactatacaaatgaaagaaaataccattttataaatgcaatagacacaattgatttggttttattccaaattgaaaataaaatttgacaactgtcagatttaactaaaatgtcacgttagaataaatgtcataaatgtgtattatcacggacttacctttttttctataatttgtgacgcactgaaaaatgttcatgaaaaggagaatagcaATTTTGTCAACTGAAAATGAACTTATTAAAGAAATGTCGGAAAATCCCAGTTTTTATGAGTGTATATTAACGAGTTTGCTCAAGAGTGTAACTCGAGTTGTAACTCAAGATTCAGATTTTAAAGAGGCGAATTTAGCAAAAAAATTGCGCACACctcaatataaacgacatagtttaattctcaatagtttggctaatactccattgaaaaaagttgtattttaaaCTTAGGTGTGACATTTCAGCGTGAaaaaggcagtaacactggatactccctatgttaaatatttactttctttatacttgacgatgaaaaaggtttttaaatgagttacaactttgttacacgtatgtttaatttataaagtaATCAAACATATGATGCATCTCATAAGTCAATTTAtggaaatgaaaataaaaaggatTTACTAACTTTTTTTCCTTTTTGATAGTTGCAgtggacaaaataaatatagaataggTTTGGCTAGGCTATGTAGTGAGAAATTctaatattaacattacacatgtattttttGAAATAGCACAACAAAACGAGGCCAattcaatgcatgcccttatagaaaaCGGAAAGAACATTAAGTCGTATATGCCCCAGACGAATGGATAACCATGATACCTATTAAAggacacacatgttaattttgaagcCGATATTAATCGTAAAAGAgtaaagtaataaagtaaaatgGTCTAAAATTAAATAGttacagatacgcaataaaaATGTGATAAGTTTGAGATATTTATTTTATACCATGTTTTCTTCATAGTGATAggatattattgttattgtaaaatttataacttcCAATTAAAATTGTGAAAACTGTGAGTTGACATTTTGTTGAAATATACCATAAAAACGAATTTTCTCCTATCTAtattgccaataactcaaaacatacaaccttttaatagtaaaacggaaaaaataattaacacggaGAGTATAAAATGGTTGTTAGAcgagttacaacctttttctacgaagAATCATGTTTAATCCCAAGGTtatctcaatcaaactcaagattttgaatagttaataaaattacaaagtaTCTCACGGTAATCCCTTATTATGCTATAAATATCATATCGCTTTAGGGTAAAAGAGTCTAATCATTacgctacaaatttttaaaaattcatgtttttgttttttgcctcccatgtaaaatcgctaaaaatgagttacaaccttCTTCGATGGTGTTGTCGAAGTATGATAGAATAATAGAGCTGCACTACAAGTAAAAAGTTTAGTAAGTCTgtttataatttcatttaatttacatCCCTTCAAATATCACGGCACGTCACtggtgtgcactctcaaatgttttttcgaATCTCCTGCtacactaaactgcttaaaacaaatttcacacttgtaaggattttctccagtgtgcaatctcaaatgtctttttaaagtGCCTGCTtccctaaattgtttaaaacaaatttcacatttgtgagGCTTATCTCCAGTATGCACtatcaaatgtctttttaaattacCTGCatcactaaattgtttaaaacaaatttcacacttgtaaggtttttctccagtgtgcgatCTCAAATGTCTTGTTAAATGACTTTGCCGCGAAAACCGCTGAAAACAAATTtggcacttgtaaggtttttctccagtgtgcaatttTAAATGATCGTTCATATGAGCTTTCTGAGAAAACCGCTTAAAACAAATTCcgcacttataaggtttttctcctgtGTGAACTTTCGTATGTTGATATAAAGAAACTTTTCGAGTAAACTGCTTAAGACATATTTCGCATTTATAacgtttttctccagtgtgtaccaCCGAATGTTGTTTTAAAGAAGTTGCATCACtgaactgcttaaaacagatttcgcacttgtaaggtttttctccagtatgtaaTCGCATATGTCGTTTCAAACTAGATACTGTAGTatactgcttaaaacaaatttcacacttgtaacaTTCTTGGCCAGTttgaacttttttatttttgcttaATGTTTTTCCCTCACTGCATCTACTTATATAGTTTCCTTTATCATATGAAGATTTAGTTAATGGTTCCATAATTTGCATTTGGTTCTCCTCTTGGAGGAAACCTAAAATACAAAATAACTATAATGTGAAAATATTTCTGGAAGGAACAAATTACATAATGTAGAAACAATGGGTTTTACaaacaaagaaaagaaaacaGATTCTGTAAAGCAGTTGTATATTGACCTATACTTTGACAATTTTTTGGAAACATTGATTCACTGCTAAGAACTAATTTTAAAACTTAGGCAAGTAAATGTAGGTACGTCAAATACAGCGATTTttctacaaaaataaaatattttgctaaTTCTATATGACCAGGTTCATTAACCTACAAAAAACAAGTAGGTACACAATCTAGACTAGTAAGAGTTTTCCCAGTCACTCACTCTCATCACTTCTTTTTGACGAAAAAAAGAATCTAAAACAGAAAATATGTAGATGTTCCCCAGTGTGTATCATCAATGTCTTTAAATTCCTTTGATCAGAAATACCCTTAAaacaaaggacaccgcacacatcttatggaagaTATAATGTCACTgagtcactcaaatgaaataaaatttacattaaTAGATTGGTCTGGAAATTTTGATAATTTCATATCAGTGCGCCAACGCtgaattattaatattaatggcgtaaattgtaattaaagttaagcgaaatcatatttttttgaagtctataaaactATCACTCATAAATAGTATTAGACTAATAGTGACTATTCACAAAGGTTGACCACCCGTGAGTTAAGCGGATTATAAGCGAACTAGAGAAACTATATCCTTTTGTATGCCTGGTCAAATTATACTGATACAGGGTTGCGAAAAAAtctggcaacacggtaatttctcgaaAATCGGTGGaacaatttttatagattttggtgggtaagagTCTTCTAATAcgaccgatattatagtggtaattacattgttgtcaagtCTTCCGTTTTTccggaaatctaatgaactttcttatttcaaatggaacaccctgtatattttttgcgtgtTGAAGTCCTTagaaaatactaattatttttcatgttacatTTCCTATATCTAAGTGCCATAAtgtcggagttattgctacatttattaaaaaaacattttaaacaaattataaagaTAAATGTTTTTCGGCTcgagtagatattattttaggttccttgggtcattgtaaacaaaaaagatattttgtaattttcctctaaagttcCGAGTAACAAACAATTTAAAACcgaaaaaattcgaaaaatggcggttttctaggttcaaaaacacaagtaaatattatttttggaaCTACAAAGTgactaaattcaagttcaaacctaattttatcagttaccgataagTAGTTTGgtcttatttaattttaaaatattgttttttagttgttaatgacTTCGCCCTTCCTCTCATATTATGcgcttcattaataattaaaaaagcaatgttttagaataaaacgtgcaaAAATTCTTACAGGGAGCTGATAGAAGAATTGGCTTGAATGTAGGTTCTTCGTACTTCCAAAAATAATATACCTTACTTGTGTTTTGAACCTAGAAtctcgtcatttttcgatttttttcagttttaaattgtttataactcggaaacaattaactttagaggaaaattactACAGACCTTTTTGCTCTCAATGATCCacagaacctaaaataatgtctatccgaggcaaaaaaattgatttttataatttgttaaaaaaatgttttttataaaggtagtaataactccgaaaataaGAAAGTTGATTAGATTTCCGGAAAAACGGAAGACTTGACAACAAtataattagcactataatatcggtcgCATTAAAAGActcttacccaccaaaatctataaaaatcgttctaccAGTTTCCAAAAAATTATCGTGTTGCCAGACTATTTCGCAACCCTGTATTTAGGTCCATTGTTGtgcctattatacagggtgtcccgaaaagattggtcataaattataccacagattctggggtcaaaaataggttgaatGAACCTCACttatctatatacaatagtgcacacaaaaaaagttacagccctttgaagttacaaaatgaaaatcgattttttttcatatatcgaaaactcttagagattatggcagcaatatcttaaaaaataaaataaaatgtgtgCACCATAAAACCAAGATTTTctgggggttttgctcccttaaaccccccaaacttttgtgtacgttccaattgaattattattgtggcaccattagttaaacacaatctttttagaacttttttgcgtcttagtaatttttcg contains:
- the LOC114332313 gene encoding zinc finger protein 726-like isoform X2 — protein: MWQQWISIRTLALPVIVNVKKLYYLCSYLVIYIISSLTIMELSQVSEKSCKSETSNHLDTMKIEIKEEPLSESAHDAFVYSDLKELPVKTEMEQDEQKFALFEEKQVDEKSFLQEENQMQIMEPLTKSSYDKGNYISRCSEGKTLSKNKKVQTGQECYKCEICFKQYTTVSSLKRHMRLHTGEKPYKCEICFKQFSDATSLKQHSVVHTGEKRYKCEICLKQFTRKVSLYQHTKVHTGEKPYKCGICFKRFSQKAHMNDHLKLHTGEKPYKCQICFQRFSRQSHLTRHLRSHTGEKPYKCEICFKQFSDAGNLKRHLIVHTGDKPHKCEICFKQFREAGTLKRHLRLHTGENPYKCEICFKQFSVAGDSKKHLRVHTSDVP